Proteins encoded within one genomic window of Panicum virgatum strain AP13 chromosome 1N, P.virgatum_v5, whole genome shotgun sequence:
- the LOC120655897 gene encoding WD repeat-containing protein LWD1-like, giving the protein MGGGGDGDAWADQEQGNGGGSRGGGGGGGEAKRSEIYTYEAGWHIYAMNWSVRRDKKYRLAIGSLLEQVPNRVEVVQLDEASGDIAPVLAFDHQYPPTKTMFIPDPHALRPDLLATSADHLRIWRIPSADDADGDAPSANNSGSVRCNGAPQPGVELRCELNGNRNSDYCGPLTSFDWNDADPRRIGTSSIDTTCTIWDVEREAVDTQLIAHDKEVYDIAWGGAGVFASVSADGSVRVFDLRDKEHSTIIYESGSGGGGGGSNSGAGDGGAASPTPLVRLGWNKQDPRYMATIILDSPKVVVLDIRYPTLPVVELHRHHAPVNAIAWAPHSSCHICTAGDDMQALIWDLSSMGTGSNGGNNGNGNAAAAAAAEGGLDPILAYTAGAEIEQLQWSATQPDWVAIAFANKLQILRV; this is encoded by the coding sequence ATGGGCGGGGGCGGTGACGGAGACGCGTGGGCGGATCAGGAGCAGGGCAACGGCGGGGGCAGccgcggtgggggcggcggcggcggggaggccaaGCGGTCGGAGATCTACACCTACGAGGCCGGCTGGCACATCTACGCCATGAACTGGAGCGTGCGCCGCGACAAGAAGTACCGCCTCGCCATCGGCAGCCTCCTCGAGCAGGTCCCCAACCGCGTCGAGGTCGTCCAGCTCGACGAGGCCTCGGGCGACATCGCCCCCGTCCTCGCCTTCGACCACCAGTACCCGCCCACCAAGACCATGTTCATCCCGGACCCGCACGCGCTCCGCCCCGACCTGCTCGCCACCTCCGCCGACCACCTCCGCATCTGGCGCATCCCCTccgccgacgacgccgacggcgacgccccCTCCGCCAACAACTCCGGCTCCGTCCGCTGCAAcggcgccccgcagccgggcgtcGAGCTCCGCTGCGAGCTCAACGGCAACCGCAACAGCGACTACTGCGGCCCGCTCACCTCCTTCGACTGGAACGACGCCGACCCGCGCCGCATCGGCACCTCCTCCATCGACACCACCTGCACCATCTGGGACGTCGAGCGCGAGGCCGTCGACACCCAGCTCATCGCCCACGACAAGGAGGTCTATGACATCGCCTGGGGCGGCGCGGGGGTCttcgcctccgtctccgctgACGGCTCTGTCCGTGTCTTTGATCTCCGGGACAAGGAGCATTCCACAATCATCTACGAGTCTGGTtcaggtggcggcggtggcggctccaATTCTGGTGCTGGAGATGGCGGCGCTGCATCGCCAACACCGCTCGTCAGGCTGGGCTGGAACAAGCAGGACCCTAGGTACATGGCCACCATCATCCTGGATAGCCCTAAGGTGGTAGTGCTTGATATCCGCTACCCGACACTGCCAGTGGTAGAGCTGCATCGTCACCATGCCCCTGTCAATGCCATCGCGTGGGCACCTCACTCTTCATGCCACATCTGCACAGCCGGTGATGACATGCAGGCCCTGATATGGGACCTATCATCCATGGGCACTGGGAGCAACGGTGGCAACAATGGAAATGGTAATGCTGccgcagctgctgcagcagagGGTGGTCTGGATCCCATTCTGGCATATACGGCAGGAGCAGAGATTGAGCAGCTGCAGTGGTCGGCGACCCAGCCTGACTGGGTTGCTATTGCATTTGCCAATAAACTTCAGATTCTCAGGGTCTGA